One genomic segment of Sminthopsis crassicaudata isolate SCR6 chromosome 2, ASM4859323v1, whole genome shotgun sequence includes these proteins:
- the PAX1 gene encoding paired box protein Pax-1, whose product MKITLGFKGCRSWKVSWERATERLQGGSAAALRLPLRLPLPSRSVSSSKRGRGSPLSLSLPLCISARSRAHPDCARPNPSSRSGARQPALRAAMEQTYGEVNQLGGVFVNGRPLPNAIRLRIVELAQLGIRPCDISRQLRVSHGCVSKILARYNETGSILPGAIGGSKPRVTTPNVVKHIRDYKQGDPGIFAWEIRDRLLADGVCDKYNVPSVSSISRILRNKIGNLSQPNPYEATKQPPPQPALPYNHIYQYPYPNPMSPTGTKMGNHPGVPVSAGHVSIPRSWPSAHSVSNILGIRTFMEQTGALSGTEGSAYSPKMEDWAGVNRTGFPATQAVNGIDKAVMEADIKYPQPTPSLSTVGSFLPACAYPSSNQHGVYGGPGGGYLTPGHPWPAQGSPLAHHGPSVTVHGGDLATAMAFKHPSREVADRKPSSPVGKPQDTLNSLHGLSIPASSS is encoded by the exons ATGAAGATCACCTTGGGGTTTAAGGGCTGCCGGAGTTGGAAAGTGTCCTGGGAGAGGGCCACCGAGAGGCTGCAGGGAGGCAGCGCCGCCGCTCTCCGGCTCCCGCTGCGGCTCCCGCTCCCCAGCCGGAGCGTCTCCAGTTCGAAGAGGGGCCGTGGCTCGCCGCTCTcgctctccctccctctatgtATCTCCGCCCGAAGCAGAGCACACCCGGACTGCGCCCGGCCCAACCCCAGCAGCCGCTCGGGCGCCAGGCAGCCGGCCCTGCGCGCTGCTATGG AGCAGACTTACGGAGAAGTGAACCAACTGGGCGGTGTTTTCGTCAATGGGAGACCTTTGCCCAATGCGATCCGACTTCGGATTGTGGAACTGGCCCAGCTCGGCATCCGACCTTGCGATATCAGCAGACAGCTCCGAGTGTCTCACGGCTGTGTGAGTAAAATCCTGGCGAGGTACAACGAGACCGGCTCTATCCTCCCGGGAGCGATCGGAGGGAGCAAGCCCCGAGTCACCACTCCGAACGTGGTGAAGCACATCAGGGACTACAAACAAGGGGATCCGGGCATCTTCGCCTGGGAAATTAGGGACAGACTCCTGGCCGATGGGGTCTGCGACAAATACAACGTGCCTTCGGTCAGTTCCATCAGCAGGATCTTGAGGAATAAAATTGGGAATCTGTCCCAGCCCAATCCTTATGAAGCCACCAAGCAACCTCCCCCACAACCGGCACTGCCTTACAATCACATTTACCAGTACCCTTACCCCAATCCCATGTCACCCACTGGGACCAAGATGGGGAACCATCCCGGAGTTCCTGTGTCTGCGGGACACGTCAGTATCCCAAGATCCTGGCCCTCCGCTCACTCTGTCAGCAACATCCTGGGCATTCGAACTTTTATGGAGCAAACAG GGGCCCTGTCGGGGACCGAGGGCTCTGCCTACTCCCCCAAAATGGAAGACTGGGCCGGTGTGAATAGGACGGGGTTCCCGGCCACACAGGCAGTGAACGGAATTGATAAAGCGGTTATGGAAGCTGACATCAAATACCCACAG CCCACTCCGAGTCTTTCTACTGTGGGCAGCTTCCTTCCCGCCTGTGCCTATCCCTCCTCCAACCAGCACGGAGTTTACGGCGGGCCCGGAGGCGGCTATCTCACTCCGGGCCATCCCTGGCCAGCGCAGGGCAGTCCCTTGGCTCACCACGGACCCAGTGTGACCGTGCACGGGGGAGATCTCGCCACAGCCATGGCGTTCAAACACCCCAGCAGAGAAG